From the genome of Torulaspora globosa chromosome 2, complete sequence, one region includes:
- the ARO7 gene encoding chorismate mutase ARO7 (ancestral locus Anc_3.349), with product MNFKEADTVLDLKNIRDELVRMEDTIIFNFIERSHFPSCPVVYAKDHPGLPLPNFDGSFLDWALLHMEKVQSQLRRFESPDETPFFPEEILKPILPNINYPQVLASYAQQINYNAKIKHIYEEEIVPLISKYEGDQSENYGSIATTDIACLQSLSRRIHFGKFVAEAKYQNDKELYRKLIRNKDVNGIMQNITNAAVEEKILERLTTKADVYGVDPTNKEGDRRITPEYLVKIYKEIVIPLTKEVEVEYLLRRLGDDA from the coding sequence ATGAATTTCAAGGAGGCAGACACCGTTTTAGATCTTAAGAATATCAGAGACGAGCTGGTTCGAATGGAGGACAccatcatcttcaattttaTAGAGAGATCGCATTTCCCCAGTTGTCCAGTAGTGTATGCAAAGGATCATCCTGGATTGCCTCTTCCAAACTTCGACGGATCATTCCTGGATTGGGCGTTATTGCACATGGAGAAGGTGCAATCGCAGCTCAGAAGATTCGAATCGCCTGACGAGACCCCATTCTTCCCCGAAGAGATCTTAAAGCCCATTTTGCCGAACATCAATTATCCTCAGGTTTTGGCTTCTTATGCGCAACAGATCAATTATAATGCTAAGATCAAGCACATTtacgaggaagaaattgtgCCATTGATCTCGAAATATGAAGGAGACCAGTCTGAAAATTACGGCTCAATTGCCACAACGGACATTGCTTGCTTGCAGAGCTTGAGCAGACGTATTCATTTCGGCAAATTTGTCGCTGAGGCTAAATATCAGAATGACAAGGAGTTGTATCGTAAGCTCATCAGAAATAAGGACGTTAATGGCATAATGCAGAATATTACCAATGCTGCCGTCgaagagaagatcttggagaGGTTGACTACCAAAGCAGACGTTTATGGGGTTGATCCTACCAACAAGGAAGGTGACAGAAGAATCACCCCTGAATATCTTGTCAAGATTTATAAAGAAATTGTCATTCCTTTGACGAAGGAGGTAGAGGTGGAATATCTCCTGAGAAGACTCGGCGACGACGCCTGA
- a CDS encoding uncharacterized protein (ancestral locus Anc_3.346): MKRSIGASGYDGRLDFTRKTADVGVTCQEHPCVNVYVPIELYQCHVQQYHDNRCVQCGKNLVTENFLRLHLEEMHNPFNSGDGIRYRCFEEQCDEAFYSHQERVSHAVKSHQYPESFDFDIVQNGQLFS, translated from the coding sequence ATGAAAAGATCTATTGGAGCGTCTGGCTATGACGGGCGCCTTGACTTTACCCGTAAAACTGCTGATGTCGGTGTTACGTGTCAGGAACATCCATGCGTGAATGTTTATGTACCTATAGAGTTATATCAGTGCCATGTCCAGCAGTATCATGATAACCGTTGTGTTCAGTGTGGCAAGAACCTTGTGACGGAAAACTTTCTGCGCCTACACCTTGAAGAGATGCATAATCCTTTCAATAGCGGCGATGGGATCCGATATCGCTGCTTCGAAGAGCAATGCGATGAAGCATTCTATTCTCACCAAGAGAGAGTCAGCCATGCAGTAAAATCCCACCAGTATCCTGAGAGTTTTGATTTTGACATAGTGCAAAATGGGCAACTTTTCAGTTGA
- the EXO84 gene encoding exocyst subunit EXO84 (ancestral locus Anc_3.343), with product MVDFSLKNRNHDKHPRRLSPKGKNPDSLTKTEVKPGKGSSNPYSEMSITADYSQLPTINAKDKNKVASSMQRRLSVHNPNYVPPKLDYSLPLPSNVVSGVQFDQPREEPKRFAVNGSTQGHLGASTVDGRKQVEPPAARPPLPATINSATLRKMLADPKFNAKTFVRESLGDASAIEIDKFTSNLGELAVQIQEEAKDNVNKSYNEILTVNRDLGVASIELKQLRSSVSELSDMMQEFFVMAGKRLQMEEHKERFQRSSSSAELLPPVGADSLSNKKRDRSSVAILEKIWDQQLTTLFRNVEGAQKYVGTSPGRHILTESSEWIELNIATLKPLQSVHIFILSDMVLVASRPKEKQTDLVVAQCSHLRDVSVSFEGSSSKRLSFTFGPSTRCIYETRDQQEAAHLLNTVRKAKDDFHDILHAEEENAKKIKESFNHLQYSQQTPVRDGTKSPVKSVRRSMGSATPGKSGGEEMDNFLFQKLSMTMHSRSHSRNANPLAPKLKSLSNGVEEIDIELGRLKFDKAVSALNALESQLKRLADLGEDDDMMLHGLITLKLDQRREAVASKLSQTISSTSETAPLLHAVKNMIKLGLPEDGLDLFLQNRSNLIKSLILQTGSLDNPTNYLIQIAVIRFQIIRKTVVNFRDVFQEDKDRFSSTLVNWCREEVDKHFELIEKSLPSDEAISPASIRSSRRQIDGLRSVGIDFVYKLDEFIKKNSHKIH from the coding sequence ATGGTGGATTTTTCGTTGAAGAACAGGAACCATGACAAGCATCCTCGCCGGTTGTCACCAAAGGGCAAGAATCCAGACTCATTGACGAAGACTGAAGTAAAGCCTGGCAAAGGCAGCAGCAATCCCTATAGCGAGATGAGTATAACAGCTGACTATTCACAGCTACCTACAATTAATGCCAAAGACAAGAATAAGGTAGCCAGCTCgatgcaaagaagattATCAGTGCATAATCCCAATTACGTACCGCCGAAACTGGACTATTCGTTGCCTCTTCCGTCTAACGTAGTTAGCGGAGTCCAGTTTGATCAGCCAAGGGAAGAACCAAAGCGGTTTGCGGTAAATGGATCAACACAGGGACATCTGGGCGCGTCAACTGTGGACGGGCGTAAACAGGTAGAACCACCGGCCGCTAGACCACCACTTCCCGCTACAATTAACTCGGCTACGTTACGAAAGATGTTGGCGGATCCCAAATTCAATGCGAAGACATTCGTTCGAGAGTCGCTGGGAGATGCGAGTGCGATCGAGATTGACAAGTTTACTTCTAATCTCGGCGAACTGGCAGTTCAAAtacaagaagaagccaaggACAACGTCAATAAATCCTACAACGAGATCCTAACTGTCAACAGAGATTTGGGCGTTGCTAGCATTGAGTTGAAACAACTAAGATCGAGCGTAAGCGAGCTAAGTGACATGATGCAGGAGTTCTTTGTGATGGCGGGGAAGAGATTACAGATGGAGGAGCATAAGGAGCGATTTCAACGGTCAAGCTCATCCGCAGAACTCCTCCCACCGGTTGGAGCCGACAGTCTGTCGAATAAGAAGCGGGATCGCAGCAGTGTTGCaatcttggagaagatctggGATCAGCAGTTAACTACTCTCTTCAGGAACGTCGAAGGAGCTCAGAAGTACGTAGGAACCTCGCCAGGGAGACACATATTGACGGAATCCAGTGAGTGGATAGAGCTGAATATCGCTACATTAAAGCCATTGCAGAGCGTCCATATATTCATATTGAGCGATATGGTTCTTGTGGCAAGTCGGCCAAAGGAGAAGCAAACGGACCTTGTAGTCGCTCAATGTAGCCATTTGAGGGATGTGAGCGTTTCATTTGAAGGATCATCTTCCAAAAGACTGTCTTTTACTTTTGGCCCCAGTACGAGATGCATCTACGAGACCCGGgatcaacaagaagctgcGCACCTGCTAAATACTGTGAGGAAAGCCAAAGATGACTTCCATGATATACTACAcgctgaggaagaaaacgCAAAGAAAATCAAGGAGTCTTTCAACCATCTACAATACTCGCAACAAACCCCAGTGAGAGATGGGACTAAAAGTCCTGTGAAAAGTGTCAGAAGAAGCATGGGAAGTGCTACACCCGGCAAAAGCGGCGGGGAAGAAATGGACAATTTCctatttcaaaagctcaGTATGACAATGCACTCAAGGAGCCATTCCCGCAATGCTAATCCGCTTGCTCCTAAACTGAAATCACTAAGCAATGGcgttgaagagatcgatATTGAACTGGGCAGATTGAAGTTTGACAAAGCCGTCAGTGCCTTGAACGCGTTGGAGTCgcaattgaagagactTGCTGATCTAGGAGAGGACGATGATATGATGTTACACGGCCTGATAACCTTAAAACTGGACCAGAGACGCGAAGCGGTAGCTTCCAAGCTCTCCCAAACAATCTCCAGTACCTCAGAAACGGCACCATTGCTACATGCCGTGAAAAACATGATAAAACTAGgacttccagaagatgggCTAGATCTATTCTTGCAGAACAGATCGAATCTCATAAAGAGCCTCATTCTGCAGACAGGATCTCTGGATAACCCCACCAACTATTTGATACAGATAGCCGTGATCCGCTTCCAGATTATCAGGAAAACCGTGGTCAACTTTCGAGATGTTTTCCAAGAAGATAAAGATAGGTTTTCGTCCACCTTGGTCAACTGGTgtcgagaagaagttgacaAACATTTTGAACTGATTGAAAAATCCCTGCCCAGCGATGAGGCGATCTCACCTGCATCGATCAGATCCTCCAGAAGGCAGATCGACGGGCTCAGGTCAGTCGGAATCGACTTTGTCTACAAACTTGACGAAtttatcaagaaaaacAGCCACAAGATACACTGA
- the YMC1 gene encoding organic acid transporter (ancestral locus Anc_3.348), with protein sequence MSEEAQAPQLIDDLELHPKQDKARVVKDILAGTAGGIAQVLVGQPFDTTKVRLQTSPNSTTATEVIRNLLKNEGILAFYKGTLTPLVGIGACVSIQFGVNEAMKRFFHSNGSGPSSTLTLPQYYICGLVSGLTNSFLASPIEHVRIRLQTQTGSGANAEFRGPLDCIRKLRSHNKLMRGLSPTLLREGHGCGTYFLVYEALIAHEIKSGVMRTEIPAWKLCSFGALSGTALWLMVYPLDVVKSVIQTDSLTNPKSGNSIVQVAKTLYVKGGLASFFKGFGPTMLRAAPANAATFASFEFAMRLLQ encoded by the coding sequence ATGTCCGAGGAGGCCCAAGCACCTCAGTTGATCGATGACCTCGAACTACATCCCAAGCAAGATAAGGCTAGAGTAGTTAAAGATATTTTAGCCGGTACTGCAGGTGGTATAGCACAAGTCCTGGTGGGCCAGCCATTTGATACGACTAAAGTCAGATTACAAACATCGCCGAATTCGACAACAGCGACGGAGGTAATTAGAAATTTACTCAAGAATGAAGGGATATTGGCATTTTATAAAGGCACCTTAACGCCCCTGGTGGGAATTGGTGCTTGTGTTTCAATCCAATTTGGGGTCAAcgaagcgatgaagagattttTTCACAGTAACGGTTCTGGACCGTCGTCTACCTTAACCCTTCCGCAGTATTACATCTGTGGGCTCGTCAGTGGTTTGACAAACTCGTTTCTGGCATCGCCAATAGAGCATGTCAGGATACGTCTGCAAACCCAGACCGGTTCAGGCGCTAATGCAGAGTTTAGAGGTCCCCTGGACTGTATAAGAAAACTGAGGAGTCACAACAAGTTAATGCGCGGTTTGTCTCCGACTCTTCTCAGAGAAGGTCACGGATGTGGTACCTATTTCCTGGTTTATGAAGCACTTATAGCTCATGAGATCAAATCAGGAGTTATGAGGACTGAAATACCGGCCTGGAAGTTGTGTAGTTTCGGTGCACTGTCCGGTACCGCTCTGTGGCTAATGGTCTACCCACTAGATGTCGTCAAATCAGTGATACAGACAGACAGTTTGACGAATCCGAAATCAGGAAACTCGATCGTCCAAGTGGCTAAAACCTTGTATGTCAAAGGGGGCCTGGCATCCTTTTTCAAAGGATTCGGTCCTACTATGCTGAGAGCTGCACCTGCTAACGCAGCCACTTTTGCATCGTTCGAGTTTGCAATGAGACTTCTCCAGTGA
- the FES1 gene encoding Hsp70 nucleotide exchange factor FES1 (ancestral locus Anc_3.342) — translation MEKLLHWSIANAQGDKEAIEKAGQPDPKLLQQLFGGGGPDDPTLMKEAIAVVTNPEAEMESKLIAMDNFEMLIENLDNANNIENLNLWTPLLETLSDPDEELRASVLSVIGTAAQNNLPTQNSFLKQENGLRRLIQLADSTSECLNVRCKAFYALSNLVRNHPELAEEFVRLKGLDIIAPVLTDSELKSKLKTRALSLLTAYLTAVQISDGLVSTLRKDNVLPSAISSLKSEDDVAILDRVLNFLSHLISAGVKFTEQETHELRTNMRRVKSFKDRLNEEDYLAIERAI, via the coding sequence ATGGAAAAGTTGCTTCACTGGTCCATTGCTAACGCACAAGGTGATAAAGAAGCGATCGAAAAGGCTGGCCAACCGGACCCCAAACTACTGCAACAATTGTTTGGTGGGGGAGGTCCTGATGATCCAACATTAATGAAAGAGGCTATTGCCGTTGTGACGAATCCTGAGGCGGAGATGGAGAGTAAGTTAATTGCCATGGACAATTTTGAGATGCTGATAGAGAATTTGGATAATGCCAACAATATTGAGAACTTGAATCTTTGGACCCCCTTATTGGAGACACTATCCGACCCAGACGAGGAACTGCGAGCCTCTGTCCTGTCCGTGATTGGGACTGCTGCTCAAAACAACCTTCCTACACAGAATAGCTTCTTAAAGCAGGAAAACGGTCTACGGAGACTTATACAACTAGCTGACAGTACCAGTGAGTGTCTAAATGTTAGATGTAAGGCTTTCTACGCGCTCTCCAATCTGGTGAGAAACCATCCCGAGctcgctgaagaatttgttAGACTCAAAGGACTGGATATTATAGCTCCCGTTCTGACGGATTCGGAGCTCAAAAGCAAGTTGAAGACCAGAGCGCTCTCTTTGCTGACAGCGTACTTGACAGCCGTTCAGATCTCGGACGGCTTGGTGTCAACGCTGAGAAAGGACAACGTCTTACCATCAGCCATCTCTTCTCTGAAGTCGGAGGACGATGTTGCTATACTTGATAGGGTGCTGAATTTCCTATCCCACTTGATCTCTGCTGGTGTAAAGTTCACTGAACAAGAAACTCATGAACTGAGGACCAACATGCGGCGAGTTAAAAGTTTCAAAGACAGGCTGAATGAAGAAGACTACTTAGCAATAGAGCGTGCTATATAA
- the BRR1 gene encoding Brr1p (ancestral locus Anc_3.347), translated as MNRKDDQSADSVFGQTPAFSLTDPGVDPAVIEYLSCVRQEALRTNVIKRSELKRHTADIYDDDDEVIVKKPKAHKDLPVRLKYVDSHLLVGVQWFETVKRAVLDSRTVYQNHTEESLNLLLHFLREYLSGKLEGDGQASHILDVLQELPPKVGDGNDDYELDEEWAESVVKKLRTKHINSITDIKAVIGEVNSSKPIGFKQWYQYLQRTEPTQSAFNATIDGRNIWVLVQYMAQEWIKNISKGKKPAQASRFSNWLLYILFNIPDKLTAEYISNLRSLGKKCRRAIRESQEGRGTQSLDRKTPSIKAICPRELTELDVPSPPEDLDVVQLALSVIAVIYGQRDLIEWAIEDDQL; from the coding sequence ATGAATCGCAAGGATGATCAATCGGCGGATTCCGTGTTTGGCCAAACACCGGCTTTCTCCTTGACTGATCCCGGAGTCGATCCAGCTGTGATTGAGTACCTTAGTTGTGTTCGACAGGAAGCCTTGAGGACTAATGTCATCAAGAGATCAGAACTCAAGCGCCACACGGCTGATATAtatgacgacgatgacgaagtTATTGTCAAGAAGCCAAAAGCACACAAAGATTTGCCCGTTCGTTTGAAGTATGTCGATTCGCACTTACTTGTGGGTGTTCAATGGTTTGAGACCGTTAAGAGGGCCGTTCTAGACAGTAGAACGGTCTACCAGAACCATACAGAAGAATCTCTCAATTTACTATTGCACTTCCTAAGGGAATATCTCAGTGGAAAATTGGAAGGCGATGGGCAAGCATCGCACATTCTTGATGTTTTGCAAGAACTACCACCAAAAGTTGGAGATGGAAACGACGATTATGAATTGGATGAGGAGTGGGCTGAATCTGTGGTCAAGAAGCTCCGCACTAAGCACATCAACAGTATCACAGATATAAAAGCTGTTATTGGCGAGGTTAActcttcaaagccaatAGGATTCAAGCAATGGTATCAGTATTTGCAACGAACCGAACCAACGCAGTCCGCATTCAATGCAACGATCGATGGAAGAAACATCTGGGTTTTGGTGCAGTACATGGCGCAGGAGTGGATTAAAAACATATCTAAGGGCAAGAAGCCAGCACAAGCATCGCGTTTCAGCAACTGGCTTCTCTACATCCTCTTCAATATTCCCGACAAACTGACGGCCGAGTACATCAGCAATCTGCGCAGTCTGGGCAAAAAATGCAGGCGAGCTATTAGGGAGAGCCAAGAGGGCAGAGGGACACAATCTTTGGACAGGAAGACGCCATCGATCAAAGCGATATGTCCCCGCGAGCTAACGGAGTTGGACGTTCCTTCACCGCCTGAGGATCTCGATGTTGTTCAGTTGGCACTATCCGTTATAGCTGTGATCTACGGGCAGAGAGACCTAATCGAGTGGgcaattgaagatgatcagcTTTGA
- the SIF2 gene encoding Sif2p (ancestral locus Anc_3.344), which yields MSISSEELNYLIWRYLQENGKEVSALALQDETRVLDFDRKYSKDIPFGTLVNLVQKGILYTECDLLVEYNGEMKKVDEEHFTQDFNLAQALQVEKEKGPDRLINGRFALESDSMDEQPKEEDQRDLQRQEEGPKSVEEGIEAEGFIKTLKEFYKLGNIVSTCWNPVEKSMLAVGEKHSQARIYSFDENSGALLNEIELKHPFAPTSPVGNANNELSCLAWSPNGMQIVTAVENGELRLWNRDGSLQNVFNFHRSPIVCIKWNKDSAHFITADVDNVTVVWNATTGTAIQHFELKASESSGDSLGVDLEWVEIDKFIIPGPQGSLVVHQIGESKPVGRLVGHQGAISALQFNPGNKMLLSASDDHTVRVWRGGSSNPSYCFLGHSQSVVSVDWVDDKRVLSASMDGSVRLWSLADNSLLAISVADGVPVFSARLSQDKNKYAVGFVDGQVIVYDMKSLLASLDTRKRYPIPLSFPIYGTYQSPTNGDNVFDLSWAFKSDKVAVAFSTGQGSILCL from the coding sequence ATGAGTATTAGTAGTGAGGAGCTTAACTATTTGATTTGGAGATAccttcaagagaatggGAAGGAAGTAAGTGCGCTGGCGCTGCAAGATGAAACTCGAGTGCTTGATTTCGATCGCAAATACAGCAAGGATATCCCGTTTGGAACGCTTGTGAATTTGGTGCAGAAGGGTATACTCTATACAGAATGCGATTTGTTGGTTGAATATAACGGcgagatgaagaaagttgatgaagaacacTTTACGCAGGACTTCAACTTGGCACAGGCTCTTCAGgtggagaaggaaaagggACCTGACCGACTGATAAATGGGAGATTTGCTCTAGAAAGTGATTCCATGGATGAGCAGCCGAAGGAGGAAGACCAGAGGGACCTGCAAAGGCAAGAGGAGGGGCCGAAGAGCGTCGAGGAGGGCATAGAGGCGGAGGGTTTTatcaagactttgaaagaatttTACAAGTTGGGGAATATTGTCAGTACGTGCTGGAACCCGGTTGAGAAGTCGATGCTCGCGGTCGGGGAGAAGCATTCACAGGCTAGGATCTACTCGTTTGACGAAAACAGTGGTGCTTTGTTGAATGAGATAGAACTTAAGCATCCTTTTGCGCCCACCAGTCCAGTCGGCAACGCGAACAACGAATTGTCCTGTCTGGCGTGGTCGCCAAACGGAATGCAAATTGTTACAGCAGTCGAGAACGGTGAGCTGCGTCTGTGGAATAGGGATGGAAGCTTACAGAATGTCTTCAACTTTCACCGATCGCCGATAGTATGCATAAAGTGGAACAAAGATTCTGCGCACTTCATCACAGCTGATGTGGACAATGTGACGGTGGTATGGAATGCCACTACAGGTACGGCGATCCAACACTTTGAATTGAAGGCTTCCGAGAGCTCTGGTGATTCGCTAGGGGTAGACCTCGAATGGGTAGAAATTGATAAGTTCATAATTCCTGGTCCTCAGGGCTCTTTAGTGGTGCATCAAATAGGAGAAAGCAAGCCTGTGGGTCGTTTGGTTGGTCACCAGGGTGCCATAAGTGCACTTCAGTTCAATCCAGGCAATAAGATGCTTCTAAGTGCATCCGACGATCATACTGTGAGAGTTTGGCGAGGCGGTAGCAGCAATCCATCTTACTGTTTCCTTGGTCATTCACAAAGCGTGGTATCTGTTGATTGGGTTGACGACAAGAGGGTTTTATCGGCATCTATGGATGGCTCAGTGCGATTGTGGTCACTGGCAGATAACTCGTTACTTGCTATTTCGGTCGCTGATGGAGTACCTGTGTTTTCAGCTAGACTCTCACAAGACAAAAACAAATACGCTGTTGGCTTCGTTGACGGTCAGGTTATTGTTTATGACATGAAATCTCTGCTCGCTAGTTTGGATACTCGAAAGAGATATCCTATTCCATTATCTTTTCCCATCTACGGTACTTATCAAAGCCCGACCAACGGAGACAACGTCTTTGACCTTTCCTGGGCCTTCAAGAGTGACAAAGTCGCGGTGGCCTTCTCTACTGGGCAAGGATCCATTTTGTGTTTGTAA
- the TFB4 gene encoding TFIIH/NER complex subunit TFB4 (ancestral locus Anc_3.345), translating to MDAISDPAFHSTKLKSQYAEETPSLLTLVIDTAPKLWAELDNEGDQNANIISVLESIIVFLNAHLAFNSSNQVAVIAAHSQGIKYLYPKSNLNQNKVTTTSLPGKDLSIINNDMYRQFRNVDETLVEELYKLFQEEKDQVEKATQKSTLAGGISAGLTYINRISRELARISFKSRLLVITCGSGGGRDEIFQYIPIMNCIFAATKLKCPIDVVKIGGHKESTFLQQTTDATNGVYLHLNSTQGLVQYLSTAMFIDPSLRPIIVKPNQGSVDFRTSCYLTGKVVAIGYVCSVCLCVLSILPPANKCPACDSEFDEKVIAKLKKSNK from the coding sequence ATGGATGCTATTTCGGACCCAGCTTTCCACTCAACTAAGCTCAAGTCTCAATATGCTGAGGAAACTCCATCTTTGCTGACTTTAGTCATCGATACTGCGCCGAAGCTTTGGGCAGAACTGGATAACGAAGGAGATCAAAACGCTAACATAATAAGCGTCTTAGAATCCATCATAGTGTTCCTCAATGCACATCTTGCCTTTAACAGCTCGAATCAAGTGGCTGTCATCGCAGCTCACTCTCAAGGCATAAAGTATCTCTATCCTAAGAGCAATCTGAATCAGAACAAGGTTACCACTACTTCGCTACCTGGCAAGGATCTGTCTATCATCAACAATGATATGTATCGACAATTTAGAAATGTTGATGAGACTCTGGTAGAAGAGCTGTACAAGCTAttccaagaagagaaggacCAAGTTGAAAAAGCTACACAAAAGAGCACTCTTGCTGGAGGGATATCCGCAGGGCTCACTTACATCAACAGAATTTCCAGAGAGCTGGCCAGGATATCTTTCAAGTCCAGGCTTTTGGTCATAACATGCGGCAGTGGTGGTGGAAGAGACGAAATATTTCAATATATCCCAATAATGAATTGCATATTTGCGGCGACTAAATTGAAATGTCCTATCGATGTTGTGAAGATCGGCGGTCATAAAGAGAGTAcgtttcttcaacaaacAACGGACGCCACGAACGGCGTCTATTTGCATCTCAACTCTACTCAAGGTCTAGTTCAATATCTATCCACGGCAATGTTCATAGACCCATCACTCAGGCCCATCATTGTGAAGCCAAACCAAGGATCGGTTGATTTCAGAACGTCCTGCTATCTGACGGGAAAAGTTGTTGCCATTGGATACGTTTGCTCCGTCTGCCTCTGCGTCTTATCCATATTGCCACCCGCCAACAAGTGCCCTGCCTGCGACTCTGAATTCGACGAGAAGGTCATTGCtaagctgaagaagagcaacAAATGA